The following proteins are encoded in a genomic region of Ovis canadensis isolate MfBH-ARS-UI-01 breed Bighorn chromosome 12, ARS-UI_OviCan_v2, whole genome shotgun sequence:
- the TAS1R1 gene encoding taste receptor type 1 member 1, with protein MSLWGVRLVGLLLSLSCCWAFSCCNTPSSPDFSLPGDYLLAGMFPLHSAPLEARGRPTVTFCDRSNSFNGHGYHLFQAMRFSIEEINNSTVLLPNVTLGYELYDVCSDSANMYATLSILSILGRRYVEIQGDPADFSPAIVAVIGPDITKHALTTAALLSPFLVPLVSYGASSMVLNARRLYPSFLRTISSDKHQVDILVLLLQKFGWVWISIVGGEGDYGEVGIQELEYQVTRQGICIAFRDIVPFSARPGDERMQSMIRCLVQARTTVVVVYSGKQLARVFFESVVLAKLTAKVWIATEDWAISTHISSVPGIQGIGTVLGVAIPHRQVPGLKEFEEAYVQANKGVLRPCPQGSWCTSNQLCTECWAFTAQAMPALAEFSMSSAYNAYQAVYAVAHGLHQLLGCSSGACSRGWVYPWQLLEQIRKVKFLLHKNAVTFNDDGNTLSNYDIIAWDWSGPNWTFRVIGSSSPFSVSLDINTTKIRWHGNNNQVPTSVCSRDCPEGHQRVIIGFHHCCFECVPCEAGTFLNKSDPYRCRPCGKEEWAPERSQTCFPRTVVFLTWHEPVSLVLLAANTLLLLVVAGTAGLFAWHLDTPVVRSAGGRLCFLMLGSLAGGTWGLYGFFGEPTLPTCLLRQGLFSLGFAIFLSCLTVRSFQLVFIFKFSARLPTFFRAWVQNNGAGLFVMISSTIQLLICLIWLAVWTPLPTREYKHFPQLVVLGCTEANSLGFMLAVTYNGLLSVSAFACSYLGKDLPENYNEAKCVTFSLLLNFVSWISFFTMATVYQGKYLPAANALAMLSSLSGGFSGYFLPKCYVILCRPDLNSTEHFQASIQDYTRRCGST; from the exons ATGTCACTCTGGGGGGTGCGCCTGGTCGGCCTGCTGCTCTCCCTCTCCTGCTGTTGGGCTTTCAGCTGCTGCAACACCCCGTCCTCCCCCGACTTCAGCCTCCCTGGGGATTATCTGCTTGCAGGCATGTTTCCTCTCCACAGTGCCCCTCTAGAGGCGAGAGGAAGACCCACGGTGACCTTCTGTGACAG GTCCAACAGCTTCAATGGCCATGGCTACCACCTCTTCCAGGCCATGCGGTTCAGCATCGAGGAGATAAACAACTCCACAGTCCTGCTACCCAATGTCACCCTGGGGTACGAGCTGTACGATGTGTGCTCAGACTCAGCGAACATGTATGCCACGCTAAGCATACTGAGCATACTGGGGAGGCGCTATGTGGAGATCCAGGGAGACCCTGCTGACTTTTCCCCTGCGATAGTGGCGGTGATTGGGCCTGACATCACCAAGCACGCTCTTACCACTGCAGCCCTGCTGAGTCCCTTCCTGGTGCCCCTG GTCAGCTACGGAGCCAGCAGCATGGTGCTCAACGCGAGGCGGCTCTACCCCTCTTTTCTGCGCACCATCTCCAGTGATAAACACCAGGTGGACatcttggtgctgctgctgcagaAGTTCGGGTGGGTCTGGATCTCCATTGTGGGTGGCGAAGGTGACTACGGGGAGGTAGGGATACAGGAGCTGGAGTACCAGGTCACCCGGCAGGGCATCTGTATTGCCTTCAGGGACATTGTGCCTTTTTCTGCCCGACCGGGCGACGAGCGGATGCAGAGCATGATACGCTGCCTGGTCCAAGCCAGGACCACCGTCGTAGTAGTTTACTCTGGCAAACAGCTGGCCAGGGTGTTCTTTGAATCCGTGGTGCTGGCCAAACTGACTGCCAAGGTGTGGATCGCAACAGAAGACTGGGCCATCTCTACTCACATCAGCAGTGTGCCTGGGATCCAGGGCATCGGCACAGTGCTGGGCGTGGCCATCCCGCACAGGCAGGTCCCTGGCCTGAAGGAGTTTGAAGAGGCTTATGTACAGGCCAACAAAGGAGTTCTCAGGCCTTGCCCCCAGGGCTCCTGGTGCACCAGCAACCAGCTGTGCACAGAATGCTGGGCTTTCACGGCACAGGCGATGCCTGCGCTAGCAGAGTTCTCCATGAGCTCTGCCTACAACGCGTATCAGGCTGTCTACGCTGTGGCCCATGGCCTCCACCAGCTCCTGGGCTGCTCCTCTGGAGCCTGTTCGAGGGGCTGGGTCTATCCCTGGCAG CTTCTGGAGCAGATCCGCAAGGTGAAGTTCCTTTTACACAAAAACGCTGTGACATTTAATGACGATGGCAATACCCTCAGCAACTATGACATAATCGCCTGGGACTGGAGCGGCCCCAACTGGACCTTCAGGGTCATCGGCTCCTCCTCTCCATTTTCAGTGTCGCTGGACATAAATACGACCAAAATCCGGTGGCATGGAAACAACAACCAG GTGCCTACGTCTGTGTGTTCCAGGGACTGTCCTGAAGGCCACCAGAGAGTGATCATAGGTTTCCACCATTGCTGCTTTGAGTGTGTGCCCTGTGAGGCGGGAACCTTCCTCAATAAGAGTG ACCCCTATAGATGCCGGCCTTGTGGGAAAGAAGAGTGGGCACCTGAGAGAAGCCAGACTTGCTTCCCACGCACTGTGGTGTTTTTGACGTGGCATGAGCCAGTCTCTTTGGTACTGCTGGCAGCtaatacgctgctgctgctggtggtggctgGGACTGCTGGCCTGTTTGCCTGGCACCTAGACACCCCCGTGGTGAGGTCAGCTGGGGGCCGACTGTGCTTCCTCATGCTGGGCTCCCTGGCAGGGGGGACTTGGGGCCTCTATGGCTTCTTTGGGGAGCCCACACTGCCCACGTGCTTACTGCGCCAAGGCCTCTTTTCCCTCGGTTTTGCCATCTTCCTGTCCTGCCTGACGGTCCGCTCCTTCCAACTTGTCTTCATCTTTAAGTTTTCTGCCAGGTTACCCACCTTCTTCCGTGCATGGGTCCAAAACAATGGTGCTGGCCTGTTTGTGATGATCAGCTCAACAATCCAGCTGCTTATCTGCCTAATTTGGCTTGCAGTGTGGACCCCGCTGCCAACCAGGGAATACAAGCACTTCCCTCAACTGGTGGTGCTTGGCTGCACAGAGGCTAACTCACTGGGCTTCATGCTGGCTGTTACCTACAATGGCCTCCTCTCGGTCAGCGCCTTTGCCTGCAGCTACCTAGGCAAGGACCTGCCAGAGAACTACAATGAGGCCAAATGTGTCACCTTCAGCCTGCTCCTCAACTTCGTGTCCTGGATCTCCTTTTTCACCATGGCCACTGTCTATCAGGGCAAGTATCTGCCCGCGGCCAACGCGCTGGCGATGCTGAGCAGCTTGAGTGGCGGCTTCAGTGGTTATTTCCTCCCCAAGTGCTACGTGATTCTGTGCCGCCCAGACCTCAACAGCACCGAGCACTTCCAGGCCTCCATCCAGGACTACACCAGGCGCTGTGGTTCCACCTGA